Genomic window (Streptosporangium brasiliense):
CGGTCGAGGAGGTCAGTTCAAGGGTGTATCGGCCGCCGGGTTCGACTCTCTGGTTTCCGGAGACAGCACCGCGGACCCAGTTCGCCCCCTCCGCGGGCGTCCGCGCGGCCGAGGTCGCGGCCGCCAGGAGCACCTGCTGGGCGGTCAGCGCCCTGACGGGCCGGTCGGAGGCCACCACGGTGGCGGGCCCCGTCCCCGGCCCCCCCGCCAAGGTCCCCGACGTGATCAGCAGGGTCACGGCCGCCGCGGCGCCGAGCAGGCCCACGCCGAGGGCGGTCCGCCGCGCGGTCCGCGTCGCCGCACGTCTGTCCTTGCGCACGGGGCCGGGGGGCGTCTCGTCGGTCATCTGAACGCTCCTCAAAGGGGTCTGCCGGGAAGTATCGGAGAAGGCGGCGGCGAGCCGATCCCGGCCGGCCGCGGCCGCTTCCGGGGAGATGGGCGGTTCCGAGAGCAGCTCCCGGATCGCGGTCAGGTCATCCATCTGCTCCTCCGAACATGGGGTTGACGCCGCCGAGCGCGGCGCGCAGCTTCTTGCGGGCCCGGTTGAGCCGGGAGCCGACGGTTCCCGCCGGTATGTCGAGGGCCTGGGCGATCTCCTCGTAGCTGAGCTCCGCCAGCGCGACGAGCAGCAACACGTCACGGTCGGCGTCCGGGATCGTGGCCAGGGCCGAGGCGAGCCTTCCCTGCACGCCCGCGGCCGTCAGCCGGCGGGCCACCAGGTCCTCGTGCCCAGCGTCGGCCACGCCCTCCACCGGTGCCCGCTGCAGAGCCTGCAGCCGCCGGAACTCGCTCCTGCGGCGCCCCGCGACGGTGTTGACGGCGATGCCGTACAGCCAGCCCCGGACGACCCCGCGGCGCGCGTCGAAGCCGGCCCGCCCGTGGAAGGCCGCGAGGAAGATCTCCGCGGTCAGGTCGTCGGCGATCTGCGTGCCCAGCCGTCCGGCGACGTAGCGGTGGATCTCCGAGACGTAGCGGTTGTAGAGCACCGCGAACCGTTCGGGGAAGCGGAGGGACTCCTCGATCAGGTCCGCGTCCCCGGCTCCGCGCGGGAGATCGCTCACATCCTGCAACGCGCTCATGTGATCTCTTCCACCCCTCCCCGCGGGAACGCTCCGCGCGGCCGTACGGTGGTCATGGTCGCTTCTCGGTAGGTCACACCCCTACTTGGCGGATCCACGGATCCTTCTTCACGCCCGCCTTCACGCCCGCCTTCACGGCCGCCGGCGGCGCACTCGCGGCGGTGCGGATCTCGAAGGCCCGCGCCGGCGTGAAGTGGCCAGACCGGTCAGGAATCGAGAAGCGCCGGTCACGGAGCCGCGCATAGCCTGCTTGCCATGGAAATCACCATTCACACGAGCTTCCTCCCGCACGACGACCCGGACGCCTCCCTGGCCTTCTACCGCGACGTCCTCGGCTTCGAGGTCCGCAACGACGTCGGGCAGGGCAAGATGCGCTGGATCACGGTCGGCCCCGCCGGGCAGCCCGACACCTCCATCCTCCTGGCGCCGCCGGCCGTCGACCCCGGTATCACCGACGACGAGCGCCGCACCATCGCCGAGATGATGGCCAAGGGCACCTACGGCTGGATCCTGCTGGCCACCCGCGACCTCGACGGCACTTTCGAGAAGGTGCAGGCCGGCGACACCGAGGTCGTCCAGGAGCCGACCGAGCAGCCGTACGGCGTCCGCGACTGCGCCTTCCGCGACCCCGCGGGCAACCTGGTCCGCATCCAGCAGCTCCGCTGAGCCGTCCGGTCATCGATCCGGCCATGGCGGCCGGATCCGCGACCACCCGCCAGGAATACGGCGGCCGGCGCTTCCAGGCCGCTGTCCTCGATCACTCCTCCGGCGGCCGCACCGTCGCAGAAGCGCCTCGCCGCCTGACCCGGCATGCGACCCGGGTGCTCGCGGACATCGACGAAAGGAGTTCTCATATGTGTCACCCCTCGTGGGGGCGCGCACTCACCGCGGCGCAGCGCCTGAACGACCTGGCGCGGCTGCGCCGTGTCCGCGACCGGATCGACCGGGAGTACGCGCAGCCGCTGGACGTCGAGGCGCTCGCCCGCGGCGCGCACATGTCGGCCGGGCACCTCAGCCGCGAGTTCCGGCGTGCCTACGGCGAGTCGCCGTACGCCTATCTGATGACGCGGCGTGTCGAGCGCGCGATGGCGCTGCTGCGCCGTGGCGACCTGAGCGTCACCGAGGTCTGCTTCGCGGTCGGCTGCTCGTCGCTGGGCACCTTCAGCACCCGCTTCACCGAGCTGGTCGGCATGTCGCCCAGCGCCTACCGGCGCCAGGCGGCGCGCGCGACGGCGGGGCTGCCGTCGTGCGTGGCCAAGCAGGTGACCCGACCGGTCAGGAATCGAGAAGCGCCGGTCGCCGAGCCACAAACAGCGTGACGACCATGACATCCATCGAATCCGTCACCCTCGACGTGGCCGCGAGCAGGAAGTTCTACGTCGACCGCGGCCTTGCCGTGGCGAAGAGCTTCAGCCGCATGTACGTCGAGTTCGCCGCCGGGCCGGGTCCGGTCAAGCCGGCGCTCCACAGGCGCCGCGCCCTGGCCAAGGACGCCGGCGTCTCCCCCGACGGCACCGGATCGCACCGGCTCATGATCTGTGGCGGTGCCGGGCGCCGAGCGGGCGCGCCCGCCGCGGCCGACCACCGCCGTCGCCCGGACTGAGTACACCACCGCCGTCGTCCGGACCGGGTGCACCGCGCGCCTCGCCGGCCATGGGGGTGGGGTACTGTCGCCGCCGAGCGGATACGTACATACGCGTGCTCCGTGGTCCCCAGGGCCCACGAGAGAGCGGTGCACGCGAAGCCAAGGGCGCTGGAGGCCGTGGCGTCCGCCAAGCCCGCGGCCCCGGCGAACCGACCGATGACCGACGGAGCCCGTCCCCGGAGGAAGGGCTCTCCACGAAGTGACTGGAGGAAGCATGACGGGCGCGCCGCCGCGTGGGCTTGAGGAGAGGCTGCGGGACACTCGCGCGAGGCTGGAGAGCAGCGTCGATCTCTGGATCGCGACGTCGGGCTCCCCGGCCGGTGTCCACCTCATCCCGCTCTCGTACCTCTGGGACGGGACCGCGTTCCTCATCTCGACACCGCGCGCCTCGATCACCGGCCGCAACCTCCTGGCGGACGGCCGGGTGCGACTCAGCCTCGGGCCGACCCGCGACGTCGTCGTCGTCGACGGCACCGCCGAGCCGGTGGACATCGCCGCCCTCGCCCCCGAGACGGGCGACGCGTTCGCGGCCAGGACCGGTTTCGACCCGCGCGGGCTCGACGAGCCCTACCAGTACTTCCTGATCCGGCCACGGCGCATCCAGGCCTGGCGTGAGGAGAACGAGCTGCGGGGACGCGACCTCATGCGCGACGGCCGCTGGCTCGGCTGACCGCCGCCCGGGAACACACCCGCCCCACCCGGCGGCCGGCCGCCGGTCGGGTCCGTATCACAGGGCCGCCAGGCCCACGGACCGGAAGCCACGCGGAGGGTCCTTCCTCCGGGAGGACCTGTGACCCGGAGCCGCCTTGAGGGGTCGGCCCCCAGCCCCCTCCGCCACGAGTCAGGACACGACCGCCCGGGGCCGTCCACGGCTGTCTTCCGGGCCTGGCGAGGCGGGCTCCACGGGGTGTCTCGGTCCGTGGCCGTCCGGGACCGTCCAGAACTGTCGCCGGCGCCCACGCCGACGAGATCACCCAATCGGATGCTCATGTCGACGGCCTCGGCCGGTCCCGTCCATCACCGCCTTCAACCCGGGCAGCCCGGCCGCGATCTGGCTAGGCCGTCCGAGCTGTCACAGTACGCCAGCCGAAGGTGGCGGTGCCGGTCAGGAGCACCACCCCGGACAGCACACCGCTGACAAGCGGCACCCAGGCGACAGCGGTCGTCGACGCCAGAACGAGGCCGGCGGCGCCGAGCAGGGTGAGGACCACACCGGGTACGGCGATGCTCCAGTCCTTCCAGACAGGCGCCAACGCGACGAAGTGCACACCGACCACGAACGCCACCCAGGCCACGTTGGTCTGCTCAGGACGTTCCCAGGCGGTGAGCACCCGCACTCCGCCGAACAGCAGGATCACCTCGGCGGCGACGATGATCAGATAGCCGCGGCCGAACATGTTCCGTCGCGGGCCCGCGGTGGGCTGTTCCTTCCGGTCCTTCCGGGCCGTGGCGAACCACATGGCGAC
Coding sequences:
- a CDS encoding pyridoxamine 5'-phosphate oxidase family protein: MTGAPPRGLEERLRDTRARLESSVDLWIATSGSPAGVHLIPLSYLWDGTAFLISTPRASITGRNLLADGRVRLSLGPTRDVVVVDGTAEPVDIAALAPETGDAFAARTGFDPRGLDEPYQYFLIRPRRIQAWREENELRGRDLMRDGRWLG
- a CDS encoding VOC family protein, whose amino-acid sequence is MEITIHTSFLPHDDPDASLAFYRDVLGFEVRNDVGQGKMRWITVGPAGQPDTSILLAPPAVDPGITDDERRTIAEMMAKGTYGWILLATRDLDGTFEKVQAGDTEVVQEPTEQPYGVRDCAFRDPAGNLVRIQQLR
- a CDS encoding helix-turn-helix transcriptional regulator, encoding MCHPSWGRALTAAQRLNDLARLRRVRDRIDREYAQPLDVEALARGAHMSAGHLSREFRRAYGESPYAYLMTRRVERAMALLRRGDLSVTEVCFAVGCSSLGTFSTRFTELVGMSPSAYRRQAARATAGLPSCVAKQVTRPVRNREAPVAEPQTA
- a CDS encoding RNA polymerase sigma factor, which gives rise to MSALQDVSDLPRGAGDADLIEESLRFPERFAVLYNRYVSEIHRYVAGRLGTQIADDLTAEIFLAAFHGRAGFDARRGVVRGWLYGIAVNTVAGRRRSEFRRLQALQRAPVEGVADAGHEDLVARRLTAAGVQGRLASALATIPDADRDVLLLVALAELSYEEIAQALDIPAGTVGSRLNRARKKLRAALGGVNPMFGGADG